Proteins encoded by one window of Bacillus rossius redtenbacheri isolate Brsri chromosome 3, Brsri_v3, whole genome shotgun sequence:
- the LOC134530743 gene encoding uncharacterized protein LOC134530743, whose amino-acid sequence MNYIISLRLATLARKKKKLGLTQNPLPAGDGPATPTLPESPGGESSVPTVPDVTTMASSVAACTSRNTDDSTHTLSDDYQGNDDLPPLIVVYEPPLPQTDPGLSMLEGRMMVDVRHFMVQCRLLERHRCPISSSGTYFLESVNRYGLLTNFKFKCTHCNQEQQFKSEPVECLPVGRKRKCKIDTNLDINDKIVWGAISVGLGYGPLYELLSLIDMHPMSPGCFSYHENRIGEHWKAMLQKEMEDAALEEFSMAKDDGRICMVGNEEYAWTIGILDGGWSQRSYGHRYSAKSGCAIIIGFYTKKLLFLGVRNKYCTACIRSERMEKEPTPHLCFRNWTDSSTAMEADIIVEGFRFCEAKYKLQFKKFVGDGDSSVHAAIVANVSYGRDVEKIECANHVVKNLKKNLYAIAKGIHMRHLSQSKIKALCRCARGCISNCGGDAMLLQSTLLNVPNHVFGDHKLCNLDVCERAGKTENPCSYDALPRELIVGIKQAFDRVRAKSQALVMDLTTNQAEMYMSLVARMAGGKQINRSQQGSYSRRATAAGLSFQLRYKWHGQTMKAITGHSPGVTVKRLMAKRQKQQANCRRRLDMNPHVPRKSESFKPQGDKSYGPHATQPPASGLELEILTESVMRSIELTVQERNDLEVQTRDQGSSQLWMKERRKRVTASFFGRVCKMRENTSCKVTVEAIVYSRVLENAATIHGLANERIAVALYEEQTGHTVKQCGLFVDLQHCFLAASPDGLVDEDGLVEVKCPYSARELNPLDAAMQLKTFFCRVVDGELCLNRSHNYYYQVQGQLHITRRKWCDFVVWTTKGISIERIVRDDCFWLEKMESKLLRFFNNCLLPELADPCRPRGQPIREPEYIIQAQESRSKKRKISDV is encoded by the exons atgaattatattatttcacttAGGCTTGCAACATTAGCGAGAAAAAAGAAGAAGCTGGGGTTGACACAGAACCCTCTGCCTGCTGGTGATGGTCCTGCAACACCAACCTTGCCAGAGAGCCCAGGCGGTGAAAGTTCGGTCCCCACAGTGCCAGATGTAACCACCATGGCGTCTTCAGTGGCGGCGTGTACATCACGCAACACTGATGACAGTACACATACTCTGTCCGATGACTATCAAGG GAATGATGACCTTCCTCCGCTGATAGTGGTTTACGAGCCTCCATTGCCACAGACAGATCCGGGACTCAGTATGTTAGAGGGTCGAATGATGGTTGACGTTCGTCACTTCATGGTGCAATGCCGTCTTCTGGAGAGACAcag GTGTCCCATTTCATCTTCAGGAACATATTTTCtggaaagtgtcaacaggtacGGTCTgctgacaaattttaaatttaagtgcacTCACTGCAATCAAGAGCAGCAGTTCAAATCTGAGCCTGTGGAATGCCTTCCAGtgggaagaaaaagaaaatgcaaaatcGATACCAACTTAGATATCAACGATAAGATTGTTTGGGGCGCAATTTCGGTTGGTCTAGGCTACGGACCATTGTATGAACTATTGTCACTAATTGATATGCATCCTATGAGCCCGGGTTGCTTTTCTTATCACGAGAACAGAATCGGAGAGCACTGGAAGGCAATGTTgcagaaggaaatggaagatgctGCACTGGAAGAGTTCTCTATGGCGAAAGATGATGGACGCATCTGTATGGTTGGAAATGAGGAATATGCTTGGACCATAGGAATTTTGGATGGAGGTTGGAGCCAAAGATCCTATGGTCATAGGTATTCTGCTAAGTCTGGATGTGCTATAATAATTGGCTTCTACACTAAGAAATTGTTATTCCTTGGTgtgagaaacaaatattgtaccGCATGCATTCGGAGCGAACGGATGGAAAAGGAACCCACGCCTCACCTGTGTTTCCGGAACTGGACTGATTCTTCCACTGCAATGGAGGCAGACATTATAGTGGAAGGTTTCCGGTTCTGTGAAGCCAAGTACAAACTTCAATTTAAGAAGTTTGTTGGTGATGGGGATTCAAGTGTGCATGCAGCCATAGTTGCAAATGTTTCGTACGGAAGAGATGTTGAAAAGATTGAATGTGCTAACCATGTCGTGAAGAATCTCAAAAAGAATCTTTATGCCATAGCCAAGGGCATCCATATGCGGCATCTCAGCCAGTCGAAAATCAAAGCCCTCTGTCGCTGTGCAAGAGGTTGTATCAGCAACTGTGGGGGTGATGCTATGCTACTTCAATCAACACTTCTAAATGTGCCCAACCATGTGTTTGGAGACCATAAGTTATGCAATTTAGATGTGTGTGAGAGAGCTGGTAAAACAGAAAATCCCTGCAGTTATGACGCATTGCCTCGTGAATTGATTGTGGGAATCAAACAAGCTTTTGACCGAGTGAGAGCAAAGTCACAAGCACTTGTAATGGATCTCACAACCAACCAAGCAGAAATGTACATGTCATTAGTTGCAAGGATGGCTGGCGGTAAGCAGATAAACCGTTCACAGCAGGGGTCTTACAGCCGTAGGGCTACTGCTGCTGGTTTGTCTTTCCAACTTCGCTACAAATGGCATGGACAAACTATGAAGGCGATCACAGGTCACAgccctggagtgactgtgaagcgATTAATGGCAAAAAGACAGAAACAGCAGGCGAACTGTAGGCGAAGGTTGGATATGAATCCGCATGTACCACGGAAATCGGAATCATTTAAACCACAGGGTGATAAGAGCTATGGTCCTCATGCAACTCAGCCTCCAGCTTCTGGTCTTGAACTAGAAATTCTGACTGAGTCTGTGATGAGAAGCATAGAGCTTACAGTGCAAGAAAGGAATGATCTGGAGGTGCAGACACGAGATCAAGGAAGCAGTCAGTTGTGGATGAAGGAGCGGAGAAAACGAGTCACTGCTTCCTTTTTCGGACGTGTCTGTAAAATGAGGGAAAATACTTCGTGTAAAGTGACAGTGGAAGCGATTGTGTACAGTCGTGTATTGGAGAATGCTGCCACAATACATGGTCTAGCAAACGAGCGCATAGCTGTCGCTTTATACGAAGAACAAACAGGCCATACTGTTAAACAATGTGGTCTCTTCGTTGACCTTCAGCATTGCTTTCTTGCAGCTTCTCCTGATGGTTTAGTTGATGAAGATGGTTTGGTGGAGGTGAAATGTCCATACTCTGCAAGGGAACTTAACCCTTTAGATGCAGCAATGCAGCTGAAAACGTTCTTTTGCAGAGTTGTCGACGGCGAGCTTTGCTTGAATCGCTCTCACAATTACTACTATCAAGTGCAAGGGCAATTACACATCACACGAAGAAAGTGGTGTGATTTTGTCGTTTGGACAACGAAAGGCATTTCAATAGAAAGAATTGTGAGAGATGATTGTTTCTGGCTTGAGAAAATGGAGTCAAAATTGTTGCGATTTTTTAACAACTGCTTGTTGCCAGAGCTTGCTGATCCATGTCGTCCCAGGGGACAACCGATTCGTGAGCCAGAATATATTATACAGGCACAAGAAAGTCGTTCAAAGAAACGCAAAATTTCAGATGTGTGA